A single Deltaproteobacteria bacterium DNA region contains:
- a CDS encoding glycosyltransferase family 2 protein, which produces MSETKPAAPQLSVVLITLNEEARLAYCLRSLPRECEIVVLDSSSTDRTVSIAREHGARVETRDFDDFARQKNAAMALATRPWVLSLDADEVLTPELRLALAEVTNANNKAAAFRLTRRLVFQGRHLRFGKAVDHPIRLIRRGTGQFVSAIHERLEIHGTVDALAGDLLHYSYSDLTDYFNRFNRYTSRVAENHYALGHTMPLGLKHWLRPWTEFFYRYILRLGFLDGYPGYTYALVSSMYTYIKYAKLRELLIRKSSP; this is translated from the coding sequence ATGAGTGAAACGAAGCCAGCTGCGCCCCAACTTTCAGTCGTACTGATCACCCTGAATGAAGAGGCGCGGTTGGCTTATTGTCTTCGCAGTCTCCCCCGAGAATGCGAAATCGTAGTCCTAGACTCCTCAAGCACCGATCGCACGGTCTCAATAGCTAGAGAGCACGGTGCTCGGGTAGAGACCAGGGATTTTGATGATTTTGCACGCCAGAAGAACGCCGCTATGGCCCTGGCAACGCGTCCCTGGGTACTCTCTCTGGACGCAGACGAGGTACTGACGCCAGAGCTACGATTGGCTCTCGCAGAAGTCACTAACGCCAACAATAAGGCGGCTGCTTTTCGCCTTACGCGGAGACTGGTTTTTCAAGGTAGGCACCTTCGTTTTGGAAAGGCTGTAGATCACCCTATCCGCCTCATAAGGCGCGGCACGGGACAGTTTGTATCAGCGATTCACGAGCGGCTTGAAATTCACGGCACTGTCGACGCATTAGCGGGCGACCTTCTTCATTATAGTTACAGCGACTTAACTGATTATTTCAATCGCTTCAATCGCTACACTAGCCGTGTTGCGGAGAATCATTATGCACTTGGGCACACTATGCCTTTGGGCCTTAAGCATTGGCTGCGTCCATGGACGGAGTTTTTTTACCGTTACATTTTGAGGCTCGGTTTCTTAGACGGCTACCCGGGGTATACCTACGCCCTAGTCAGTAGCATGTATACCTACATCAAGTATGCCAAACTGAGAGAGCTGCTAATTCGTAAGAGCTCGCCGTGA
- a CDS encoding glycosyltransferase, translated as MKRLFWHFLSNRWNSAITEYAISCARATMQLGAEVQFFARIGSPAAARTEALMPTTSLPRFDIRSLPTLIAAARRIKPAAIFTYGGPETVLAAIIARLAPTKIIRFRGEAVRSSSHTYRWRQRTSLDHLDLVLAPSQRLAFELSALGVKTPVEVVTLGCDTTRFYQSLGSPVSKAERPRILVFGRFDPVKGHATMIQRMAHILALWGQKPNRPALHIVGEPANVTVSELEQETRQAGLTVGTDVVISSSRINDVASLLASSALGVVPSLGSEIICRVAQEFLLCGTPVAVSGAGSLPEVLFEDAGFTFDGEDPKADLDHFINWTLRSANETHQRKAARAAAAKERFSLEAMATRLDQVFKTHFGSDFI; from the coding sequence GTGAAGAGACTTTTTTGGCATTTCTTGTCGAATCGATGGAATAGCGCCATCACGGAATATGCAATCAGTTGTGCCAGGGCGACTATGCAACTGGGTGCCGAGGTTCAGTTCTTTGCGCGGATAGGATCACCAGCCGCTGCACGGACCGAGGCTCTCATGCCAACAACAAGCTTGCCACGCTTCGATATTAGGAGTCTGCCCACGCTAATTGCAGCTGCGCGGCGCATTAAACCAGCGGCCATCTTTACCTACGGCGGACCGGAAACTGTACTAGCGGCAATTATTGCACGCCTAGCTCCAACGAAAATTATTCGGTTTCGTGGCGAAGCTGTAAGGTCATCCTCACATACTTACAGGTGGCGTCAGCGGACGAGTCTTGATCATTTGGATCTGGTGCTCGCACCAAGTCAGAGACTTGCCTTTGAGCTTTCAGCATTGGGAGTGAAAACCCCGGTCGAAGTCGTGACTTTGGGGTGTGATACTACTAGATTTTATCAATCGCTAGGTTCCCCCGTCTCAAAGGCTGAGCGCCCCAGGATTTTAGTTTTCGGTCGTTTTGATCCGGTCAAGGGTCATGCAACCATGATTCAAAGGATGGCGCATATTTTGGCTTTATGGGGCCAAAAACCAAATAGACCGGCACTGCATATTGTGGGGGAGCCAGCCAACGTGACCGTGAGTGAGCTGGAGCAGGAGACGCGTCAAGCCGGCCTTACCGTCGGTACCGATGTGGTCATTTCGTCCTCACGAATTAACGACGTGGCAAGTCTTTTGGCGTCGTCAGCTCTGGGGGTGGTACCAAGTTTAGGTTCCGAAATTATCTGCCGTGTGGCCCAAGAGTTTTTATTGTGTGGCACTCCAGTGGCCGTATCTGGCGCAGGTTCACTTCCCGAAGTTCTTTTTGAAGATGCAGGGTTCACTTTTGATGGTGAAGACCCAAAAGCAGATTTAGATCACTTTATAAATTGGACGTTGCGCAGCGCTAACGAGACACATCAGCGGAAAGCCGCTAGAGCAGCTGCAGCAAAAGAGCGCTTTTCTTTAGAGGCCATGGCAACAAGACTTGATCAGGTTTTCAAGACTCACTTTGGCTCAGACTTTATATAA
- a CDS encoding malate dehydrogenase, protein MKDPVRIAVTGAAGQIGYSLLFRLASGEVFGEDTPVELNLVELPAAIKAAEGTAMELEDCAFKTLKKVNICDTPEKGFDGVNWALLVGSKPRGPGMERNDLIRDNGHIFVGQGKALQRAASNVNIIVVGNPCNTNALIAQHNAKDIPANRFTAMTMLDENRAKFQLAKKAGVDVREVGNLAIWGNHSSTMVPDFENALIGKRKVTDVIKERAWLEGEFFTTVQKRGAAIIEARGKSSAASAAGACIDQIKNLLKKTPADHWFSMAVTSDGNPYDVPPGLIFSFPVRSLGDGKGYEVVKGVHLTDFIRKKIALTTKELTEEREVVKAMLTK, encoded by the coding sequence ATGAAAGATCCAGTTCGCATTGCCGTTACCGGAGCAGCGGGACAGATAGGCTACAGCCTGCTCTTTAGACTGGCTTCGGGCGAAGTTTTTGGTGAAGACACTCCAGTAGAGCTCAACTTGGTCGAGCTGCCCGCCGCTATCAAAGCAGCCGAAGGCACGGCTATGGAACTCGAAGATTGTGCATTTAAGACGCTGAAGAAAGTTAACATCTGCGATACTCCAGAAAAGGGGTTCGATGGCGTTAACTGGGCTCTGCTCGTTGGATCGAAACCACGCGGTCCGGGTATGGAGCGCAACGACCTGATCCGCGACAATGGTCACATCTTTGTAGGTCAAGGCAAGGCCCTTCAACGCGCAGCCAGCAACGTTAACATCATTGTCGTGGGAAACCCTTGCAATACTAACGCGCTTATCGCCCAGCATAATGCCAAAGATATCCCGGCAAACAGATTCACCGCGATGACTATGTTGGATGAGAATCGTGCCAAGTTTCAGTTAGCCAAAAAGGCCGGAGTTGATGTTCGTGAGGTAGGCAATCTGGCCATTTGGGGTAACCACAGCTCCACGATGGTGCCAGACTTTGAGAACGCGCTGATCGGAAAGCGTAAAGTAACCGACGTTATTAAAGAGCGCGCATGGCTTGAGGGTGAGTTCTTCACCACGGTACAAAAGCGCGGTGCGGCGATAATCGAGGCACGTGGTAAGTCGTCGGCAGCATCGGCCGCTGGTGCCTGCATCGACCAAATCAAAAATCTCTTGAAAAAAACACCAGCGGATCACTGGTTCTCAATGGCGGTAACCAGTGACGGCAATCCTTACGATGTGCCGCCTGGTTTAATTTTCTCTTTCCCAGTTCGGTCGCTTGGCGACGGCAAGGGGTATGAGGTCGTCAAAGGCGTTCACCTAACCGATTTCATACGTAAAAAGATAGCTCTTACCACTAAAGAGCTGACGGAAGAGCGTGAAGTCGTCAAGGCTATGCTCACCAAGTGA
- the htpX gene encoding protease HtpX, protein MVIKRVFLFVLTNFLVMTTISIVISVLGIRPYLTAYGIDYQSLMGFCAVWGMGGSFISLLLSKTMAKWSMGVSIIDPNTTDPHGRELVALVHHLAAGAHLPVMPEVGVYESPEVNAFATGPSLGNALVAVSTGLLNRMDRRQLEGVLGHEISHVANGDMVTMTLIQGVVNAFVMFFARIAAFAVSNLMRSEDDDRRPSYMVQQMLVFLFDILFGLLGSIVVCAFSRYREFRADQGGAGLAGRDKMIGALQALQRTVEMVDPAQPAFQSLKIAGAPKGIVGLLMTHPPLEVRIERLKQWTGQT, encoded by the coding sequence ATCGTGATTAAAAGAGTATTCCTTTTCGTTCTGACCAACTTTCTGGTGATGACCACCATCTCAATAGTGATTTCGGTCTTGGGGATCAGGCCCTATCTGACGGCCTACGGCATCGATTATCAGTCCCTCATGGGATTTTGTGCGGTATGGGGCATGGGAGGATCTTTCATATCCCTCCTCCTGTCGAAGACTATGGCTAAATGGTCTATGGGTGTATCCATCATTGACCCCAATACCACGGATCCGCATGGTCGTGAGTTGGTGGCGCTGGTGCATCATCTAGCAGCCGGCGCTCATTTACCTGTGATGCCAGAGGTGGGCGTCTACGAGAGCCCGGAGGTCAATGCTTTTGCCACCGGCCCTAGTCTTGGCAATGCCCTCGTTGCGGTGTCTACGGGGCTTTTAAACCGGATGGATAGGCGACAACTAGAGGGCGTGCTAGGTCATGAGATTAGCCATGTCGCCAACGGCGACATGGTGACGATGACCTTAATTCAGGGTGTTGTTAACGCCTTTGTCATGTTTTTTGCTCGCATCGCCGCGTTTGCGGTCTCGAATCTCATGCGCAGTGAGGACGACGACCGTCGACCGTCTTACATGGTGCAGCAGATGTTGGTTTTTCTGTTCGATATCTTGTTTGGACTGCTCGGATCCATCGTTGTATGCGCTTTTTCGCGGTACCGCGAGTTCCGGGCCGATCAAGGTGGTGCTGGACTTGCTGGCCGCGACAAGATGATTGGCGCCCTGCAGGCTCTACAAAGAACGGTCGAAATGGTCGATCCGGCCCAGCCGGCGTTTCAGAGCTTGAAGATTGCTGGAGCCCCGAAAGGCATAGTCGGCCTACTGATGACTCATCCACCGCTTGAGGTAAGGATCGAAAGGCTCAAGCAATGGACGGGGCAGACTTAG